In one window of Juglans regia cultivar Chandler chromosome 3, Walnut 2.0, whole genome shotgun sequence DNA:
- the LOC109013351 gene encoding sulfoquinovosidase-like — translation MAALKITKKHHKHLNNPFPSTPTGLPSIRGTLFFNSKRVPSRQIFSIGEDFQILWSSNHGGYISIYHQSSPSRSIWSTIPGQAFVSAALAETEVEESRGSFVVKDGDVHLVCNDQTIEDIRVIDKFDRSLEGKYQDSPSGYPWFEQKKGMNGTKFPILLITGSIFSMKKNKRQFWKDGTAAEIQFEDKEPSTSARYWVLFEQKNSNQIGFQVMLGQSNFKLYPKPSSTVSGRYRRFRRRLGLIKKRMLGFCWYISRPRGYVIVSSAEEEIEELRVSESAQFNRVCLTYSSEANERFYGFGEQFSHVNFKGKRVPIFVQEQGIGRGDQPITFAANLVSYRAGGDYSTTYAPSPFYMTSKMRSLYLEGYDYSVFDLTRHDRVQIQIHGSSVQGRILHGNSPSELIEHFTETIGRPPELPEWIISGAVVGIQGGTETVRHTWDGLRTYNVPISAFWLQDWVGQRETLIGSQLWWNWEVDTERYWGWQQLVQDLSVQHIKVMTYCNPCLAPIHEKPNRRRNLFEEAKSLDILVKDKQGQPYMVPNTAFDVGMLDLTHPNTASWFKQILQEMVDDGVRGWMADFGEGLPVDATLYSGEDPISAHNRYPELWAQINSEFVEEWKRNRAGKVKEDPKEALVFFMRAGFRNSPKWGMLFWEGDQMVSWQANDGIKSAVTGLLSSGLSGYAFNHSDIGGYCAVNLPFIRYRRSEELLLRWMELNAFTTVFRTHEGNKPSCNSQFYSNHHTLSQFARFAQVYRAWKFYRIQLVKEAAQKGLPVCRHLFLHYPEDDHVHSLIYQQFLVGTEILVVPVLDKGKKNVKVYFPVGERCDWQHIWTGKLFREQGCEASVEAPIGYPAVFVKTGSTIGETFIKNLRDFNIV, via the exons ATGGCAGCCcttaaaatcaccaaaaaacacCACAAACACCTTAATAACCCTTTCCCGTCGACCCCAACAGGCCTACCTTCCATCCGAGGAACTCTGTTTTTCAATTCCAAAAGAGTGCCTTCACGCCAAATCTTCTCGATCGGGGAGGACTTCCAGATTCTTTGGAGCTCCAACCATGGTGGttatatctcaatttatcatcaATCAAGTCCTTCTAGATCCATATGGTCTACCATACCGGGCCAAGCCTTTGTGTCTGCTGCATTAGCCGAAACGGAGGTGGAGGAAAGCAGGGGATCTTTTGTTGTGAAAGATGGAGATGTTCATTTGGTTTGTAATGATCAAACCATAGAGGACATAAGAGTGATCGATAAGTTTGATCGTTCTTTAGAGGGTAAATATCAAGATTCCCCATCTGGGTATCCGTGGTTTGAGCAGAAAAAAGGTATGAATGGCACCAAATTCCCTATTTTGCTAATAACTGGTTCGATTTTCagcatgaagaaaaataaaaggcaatTTTGGAAAGACGGAACTGCTGCAGAAATACAATTCGAGGACAAGGAACCTTCAACTTCTGCGAGGTATTGGGTTTTGTTTGAGCAGAAGAACAGTAATCAGATTGGTTTCCAAGTGATGCTCGGGCAATCAAACTTTAAGCTATACCCAAAACCCTCCTCAACAGTTTCAGGAAGATACCGGAGGTTTAGGCGGAGGCTGGGGCTGATAAAGAAACGGATGCTTGGTTTCTGTTGGTACATTTCAAGGCCGAGAGGGTATGTCATAGTTTCCTCAGCAGAGGAGGAAATAGAAGAGTTGAGAGTTTCAGAATCCGCGCAGTTCAACAGGGTCTGCTTGACCTATTCGAGTGAAGCAAATGAAAGATTCTATGGTTTTGGGGAGCAGTTCTCACACGTAAATTTCAAAGGCAAACGGGTACCTATTTTCGTTCAAGAACAAGGCATCGGAAGAGGGGATCAACCAATTACTTTTGCAGCTAACTTGGTTAGCTATAg GGCTGGTGGTGATTATAGTACAACTTATGCTCCTTCTCCATTCTATATGACGTCCAAAATGAGGTCTCTTTACCTTGAAGGATATGATTATTCCGTGTTCGATCTAACGAGGCATGATAGAGTTCAAATTCAG ATACACGGGTCTTCCGTTCAAGGACGGATTTTGCATGGGAACTCACCTTCTGAGCTCATTGAACATTTTACTGAAACCATTGGGAGGCCTCCTGAGCTTCCTGAGTGGATAATATCTGGTGCTGTGGTTGGAATACAAGGTGGCACAGAAACTGTTCGCCATACATGGGATGGGCTAAGGACCTACAATGTTCCCATTTCAGCATTTTGGCTCCAG GATTGGGTGGGGCAGAGGGAGACATTGATTGGATCACAACTCTGGTGGAACTGGGAAGTGGATACAGAAAGGTACTGGGGATGGCAACAACTAGTTCAAGACCTAAGTGTTCAGCATATCAAAGTGATGACATACTGCAATCCTTGTCTAGCTCCG ATTCACGAGAAGCCAAACAGAAGGAGAAACCTTTTTGAGGAGGCAAAGAGCTTGGACATCTTGGTAAAAGATAAGCAAGGACAACCATACATGGTTCCAAATACAGCTTTTGATGTTGGGATGTTGGATTTGACACACCCAAATACTGCTAGTTGGttcaaacaaattttacaaGAAATGGTGGATGATGGAGTCCGAGGATGGATGGCTGATTTTGGTGAAGGCCTGCCTGTGGATGCCACCCTCTATTCAG GTGAAGATCCTATTTCGGCACATAATAGGTACCCTGAGCTATGGGCCCAAATAAACAGTGAGTTTGTGGAAGAATGGAAAAGGAACCGTGCGGGTAAGGTGAAAGAAGACCCAAAAGAAGCCCTAGTTTTCTTCATGAGAGCTGGTTTCAGAAATAGTCCCAAATGGGGGATGCTATTTTGGGAAGGAGACCAAATGGTAAGTTGGCAGGCTAATGATGGGATAAAGAGTGCTGTTACTGGTCTATTGAGCAGTGGACTTTCAGGGTATGCTTTTAACCACAGCGATATTGGAGGCTACTGTGCAGTAAACTTACCGTTTATCAGGTATAGAAGAAGTGAAGAGTTGCTTTTACGTTGGATGGAGCTAAATGCTTTCACCACAGTCTTCCGGACCCATGAA GGTAACAAGCCATCCTGCAATAGTCAATTCTACTCAAACCACCATACCTTATCACAATTTGCTCGTTTTGCTCAAGTATACAGAGCATGGAAGTTTTACAGAATTCAACTTGTAAAG GAAGCTGCTCAAAAAGGTCTGCCAGTTTGCCGCCACCTATTTCTTCACTACCCAGAAGATGATCATGTTCATAGCTTGATTTACCAACAATTCTTGGTCGGTACCGAGATCCTAGTGGTGCCTGTCCTAGACAAAGGCAAGAAGAACGTTAAGGTCTATTTTCCAGTGGGAGAACGTTGTGATTGGCAACATATCTGGACCGGAAAACTATTTAGAGAACAAGGTTGTGAAGCTTCGGTAGAAGCTCCAATAGGTTATCCTGCTGTATTTGTAAAGACTGGCTCCACCATTGGAGAGACCTTCATTAAAAATCTGAGAGATTTTAATATCGTTTAA